TTGGAGTGGTATTTGGAATTTCTTTTCCCAAACTCGTTATAACTAGAAGCTGCGTCTCTGGCATCACTTTGGGGTATTTCCATCCAGCTCACAGTCAAATCTTCCTCTTTTGCACAGGATGTCCCCTACAGTAAGCTGCGTCCCCGACTGCCTGCGCAGGTCCAAGGATGCAGTGACGCTCCGCAGGTTTCCTCCAACAGTGCCAGCGAATGAAGTTGGTGACGCTTCAGGAGACCTCCGAGAAAAATTCCCTCGAAAACCAGCGACTGTTACCGGAGGAGAAGCGTCCTCAGTGAAACACCCCAAACACAGGTGCGAGCAGTCCGGACAGCGGGGCAGGCGCAGAATGAAGGCGAACGACAGAGAGCGCCACCGCATGCACAACCTGAACTCCGCTCTGGACGCACTGAGGAGCATCCTGCCGGCGCTGCCCGAAGACGCAAAGCTAACTAAGATCGAGACGCTGCGATTTGCTCGCAACTACATCTGGGCTCTTACCGAGACTCTTCGAATGGCAGACCAACCAGCACACACTCAGGACTACCTGGCGTCAGATCT
This is a stretch of genomic DNA from Archocentrus centrarchus isolate MPI-CPG fArcCen1 chromosome 15, fArcCen1, whole genome shotgun sequence. It encodes these proteins:
- the neurog3 gene encoding neurogenin-3; this translates as MSPTVSCVPDCLRRSKDAVTLRRFPPTVPANEVGDASGDLREKFPRKPATVTGGEASSVKHPKHRCEQSGQRGRRRMKANDRERHRMHNLNSALDALRSILPALPEDAKLTKIETLRFARNYIWALTETLRMADQPAHTQDYLASDLSSPASVLSAEWDSASPSESGYRTSADFSHGNSFASVNEMSCRIFTGERSSAAPVTFCFKSLRANNDFRNTWRF